GGATTTCGCCTGGAAGTACTTGTGCCCATCCTTCTCAATGAGAACTCCGAGGACTTCACCCATTCGCCAACCTGGCACGCCTATGAACTGGAGTCCCGTGGGCGAGCTTTGAAGCAAGGCGATGCACTGGCCGCGCACGACTCCGATGGCGTTGGGATACCGGTCGAAGGTCTGGAGGTCGAATCCGGCCTGGTAGATGCGTGCGAGTTGTTCAGAGGGATCGGGCATGTATGAGTCACCAGTCGCCCGTTGCCAGTTCCGAGGCAGCCGGCTGGCTGCTTCGAGGACTGCTGACGCCTGACGCCTGGTGTCTTGGGTCCGTCTTTTTACATCTTGTAGCGGCCGAGGTCGTCGTCGTTTAGGCCGTCCAGCCACTTGCGGAGCTCTTCGTTGGAGACGCGATCGGTCATCGCCGTGGCCAGCTTGGAGGTCTTCAATACCTCGTCGTCAACGAAGATTGGGCAATCTACGCGCAGAGCCAGCGCGAGCGCATCCGATGGGCGCGAATCGATGCTGATGATCTGGTCTTCGTGCTGCGTCCAGATGACGGCGAAAAAGGTATCGTCCTTGAGCTCCGTAATGACGATCTTGTGGACGCGGGCACCGAGGCCGGTGAGCAGGTTCTTTAGCAAATCGTGCGTCATCGGCCGGGGGGTGGTGACCTTTTCGATCTCAAGCGCAATGGCGTTCGCTTCATAGATTCCGACCCAGATGGGCAGCACAGAATCGCCCTCAACGTCTTTCAGGATCACGATGGGCATGTTGGTGACGGGATCCATCATGAGTCCGCGAATCTTCATTTCGACTTCAGCCATGTGCGCTCCGTATGACGTTTGGACGGCGTTCCACGCGTGAATGTTGGCTGGCAAGCCTGCCGTCTTGCCCGCCAGACGCCCATAATACGCTGAGGCCAAAGCTCAAACCAGTTCACCGACGAGGCTGTTCGGGAAGCTCTGGGTGACGCGCACGTTAGCATATGCGCCGATGCCGGGAGTCGAGCGGTCGCCGCAGGTGAAGTTGAGAGTCTTGTTCTGCGAGGTGCGTCCGGTGACCTGCCCACGCGCTGCGTTGTAGCCCTCGACCATTACTTCCAGAGTCTCGCCTATGTGCTTGTGGTAATTGGCTCTCTGAATTTCTCGCTGGCGCTCATTCAAGACGGCAAGGCGGCGCGTCTTCTCGTCTTCGGGCACCGTATCGATGTACTTGAGAGATGGCGTGTTCGGTCGTGGCGAATACTTGAAGGTGAAAATGGCGTCGTACTGGACTTCGTCGATGAGGCTGAGGCTCTCGGCAAACTCGGCCTCGGTTTCGCCGGGGAATCCGACAATGATGTCCGTGGTGATGGAAATCTTGCGGTTGCGAGTTCCCTTTATCCAGGCAATGCGTTCAAGGTACTGCTCGCGGGTGTACTCGCGGTACATCGACGCAAGCACGCGACTGGACCCGCTCTGCACTGGCAGATGAACGTGGTCGCAGAGCGTTGGAACGGAATCGATTGCATCAACTATGTCTCGCGTGAAGTCGCGTGGATGGGACGTGGTGAAGCGCACACGGCGAATTCCCGCAAGCTCCCCGACGGCCGTTAGTAGCTCGGCAAAACTCTTGTTTCCAGACGGATCGCGGTAAGAGTTAACGTTTTGCCCTAGGAGTTGCACATCCGTGTATCCCGCCTCCGCCATGCGTCGAGCTTCAGCGAGGACGGAATCTGACGTGCGACTGCGCTCCTTGC
This genomic interval from Clostridia bacterium contains the following:
- a CDS encoding bifunctional nuclease family protein; this encodes MAEVEMKIRGLMMDPVTNMPIVILKDVEGDSVLPIWVGIYEANAIALEIEKVTTPRPMTHDLLKNLLTGLGARVHKIVITELKDDTFFAVIWTQHEDQIISIDSRPSDALALALRVDCPIFVDDEVLKTSKLATAMTDRVSNEELRKWLDGLNDDDLGRYKM
- the miaB gene encoding tRNA (N6-isopentenyl adenosine(37)-C2)-methylthiotransferase MiaB — encoded protein: MSSQNKTFFIETFGCQMNFHDSEKVVGTLISQGYKQVESVEQADLIFYNTCSIRDKAEQKVFHRLADYKKLQAQGKKFAVIGCVAQQEGEHIFERAPHVSLIAGSASYRNLPEMLVQIEAGNRATGLDDRETDQTFETEFTARSNQHRGYITIIEGCDKFCAYCVVPFTRGKERSRTSDSVLAEARRMAEAGYTDVQLLGQNVNSYRDPSGNKSFAELLTAVGELAGIRRVRFTTSHPRDFTRDIVDAIDSVPTLCDHVHLPVQSGSSRVLASMYREYTREQYLERIAWIKGTRNRKISITTDIIVGFPGETEAEFAESLSLIDEVQYDAIFTFKYSPRPNTPSLKYIDTVPEDEKTRRLAVLNERQREIQRANYHKHIGETLEVMVEGYNAARGQVTGRTSQNKTLNFTCGDRSTPGIGAYANVRVTQSFPNSLVGELV